The Mya arenaria isolate MELC-2E11 chromosome 16, ASM2691426v1 genome includes a window with the following:
- the LOC128221623 gene encoding cilia- and flagella-associated protein 251-like, whose product MWRENGDEGEGKRGEKVREREGGKEGERGERKRGKREGEEREERKRREVREKGKKERRERGGKKGEWRKKGEKREGRKGKGKQEGEKERIYRGGWSVKRGRTWWERDMSLKGIEIEKKEKRMW is encoded by the exons ATGT GGAGAGAAAATGGGGATGAAGGGGAGGGAAAGAGGGGAGAAAAGGTGAGAGAAAGAGAAGGAGGGAAAGAGGGGGAAAGGGGAGAGAGAAAAAGGGGAAAAAGAGAAGGGGAAGAAAGAGAGGAGAGAAAGAGGAGGGAAGTAAGAGAGAAGGGGAAGAAAGAGAGGAGAGAAAGAGGGGGAAAGAAAGGGGAGTGGAGAAAGAAGGGTGAAAAGAGAGAGGGGAGAAAGGGGAAGGGAAAACAGGAGGGAGAGAAAGAGAGGATATACAGGGGAGGTTGGAGTGTAAAGAGGGGAAGAACGTGGTGGGAGAGAGATATGAGTTTGAAGGGAATTGAGATAGAGAAGAAAGAGAAGAGAATGTGGTAA